The genome window CCTAGCGGCTTGCCCCCCGCCTGCTACGTATTTGATATTTGCGATCAGAAGAGTCCGCCCACCCCCGCGCCGCAGGACGCACCACAGGGCTCTCCGGAGCAGGGGACCGACGCAGCCCAGAACCCAAAGCTCGGGCCGCGGAGGCGTCGGACCTCCTTCGCGATCGGACGCGGGACCGGAAGTGGCGAGGGCGGGGTCTGCGCTGAAGGGAAGGTGGCGGCCCGGCGAAGATGCTGCTGGACCTGTCCGAGGAGCACAAGGAGCACCTGGCCTTTCTGCCGCGCGTGGACAGCTCGGGTCCGGGGCGCGGCGGCGCGGGTGGCGTTGTGTGGTCCGGGAGGGGAGCCGCGGGGCGCGGCGGGGGGTGGCGTTGTGTGGTCCGGGAGGGGAGCCGCGGGGCGCGGCGGCGGGTGGCGTTGTGTGGTCCGGGAGGGGAGCCGCGGGGCGCGGCGGGGGGTGGCGTTGTGTGGTCCGGGAGGGGAGCCGCGGGAGCGCCCGGTGCTCACGGTCTCCTGGCTTTCGTTGCAGTGGTCGCCGAGTTTGGGCGCATTGCGGTGGAGTTCCTGAGGCGAGGCGCGAACCCCAAGATCTACGAGGGCGCCGCCAGTAAGAGCAAAGGGGCGCGGCCCTGCCGGCTGTGCTGGCCGTTGTCTGTAGCCCTGAGAAAGGGGCCATGGCGACTCCGAGGGTCTGGTGCCCTTGTGGTAGAGtaaaaccggggggggggggggcgccttcAGTGCGGGCGCGGGTCCTGCCGGTTCCGAAGAAGCGGAGGTTTTTAGAGCTTCTGTTAGTCAGCCTCCTCGCGTGTGAAATAGACACCCTACCGTCTGCGGGACATGCTGTGAGGCTTGCGCTCACCGAAGTGTGCGGGCTCGCCCGGTGAGCCGACCACGCAAATGTTTGGTTATTATTCCTTGTTCACACATCTTCTCTTGGTGAGGCATTGCCTTTCCCGCTGCACGAGGGCCGGGTTCTCAGATGGTCGGTCCCTGTGGCGTCCCCTGCCGCAGGCCTGAGGGGCAGCGCACCGGAGGGGCCGCGCCAGGCTGATCTCGGGGGTCGGCGTTGGTGAAGAAGGTTACCGCGGGCACTGCTGAAGGCATTGGGCTGGGAGCCGAGAAGGCGCGGACGCTGTTACcaactcattattattattatttttaaatatattttattgagtttttacagagaggaagagagagggatagagagttagaaacatcgatgagagagaaacatggatcagctgcctcctgcacaccccctactggggatgtgccctcaaccaaggtacatgcccttgacaggaatctaacctgggacccttgagtccgcaggccgacgctctatccactgagccaaaccagtttcggcccaactcattatttttaattgcagtgtttggggggaaaaaaaaggaataatgggCAATATTTAGTCTTAAATAAGAGTTtgaataaaaggataaaaaacacacaataatttatttgctcatttttccttttttctcaggaAAACTCAATGTGAGTAGTGACACTGTCCAGCATGGCGTGGAAGGATTAATATACCTGCTCACTGAAAGCTCAAAGCTCATGGTAAGGGCTTCTGTGGACTGTCTTGCATTTCCCAAACCTTAAGAAGGTCATGCATACTCCTCTACATCATAGTGCTGGCAAATACCTGCTTATTTCAGTAATGTTATTCatggcttattttttatttgatgaaGGCAGGCCTAAACAATATGACTAACAGTCTGCTTTCATGAATACCTCcacctataataataagagcataatatgctaattaaaccggaacttccagacaaagccggggctgcaagggaagtccCCTCCTGGTGCctgcctgctggggggaggggggggtgtgggggagaagacctcttgcatgaatttcgtgcatcgggcctctagttactgaaCCATATACCGTAGTATGTATCCTAAGAGAAGGGAGAATATAATGATTTACTTTTTTGCATATTAGCAGCATCTGGCATGATGAAGAACAGGAGAGAAAACAGGGCATTTTAATAATTCTATATACTTTCATTAAGTACTTTTATGTCTCGGAAactcagattttaaaatagtgaGAAGGGTTGCCTTTAACTAAGGAGTGTTGTTTCTTTTACCAGACAGAATTTGGGAATTTACCAAAAGAATTCGGGGATTTCATATTCTTTTGTTTATATCAACTGTTTTAGCATTTTCTAGACAAAGATCAATTTTGATGTTCTGTTAAATTCAATCACTTTAGATTTCTGAACTGGATTTCCAAGACTCTGTTTTTGTTCTGGGATTCTCAGAAGAATTGAACAAATTGTTGCTTCAGCTTTATCTGGATAACAGAAAGGAGATCAGAACTATTCTGAGTGAACTGGCACCAGACCTCCCCAGTTACCACAGCCTTGAATGGCGACTAGATGTACAGGtatggctttttattattattaatctgaATTAGATACAAGATTAATTTTAGGTTTATGTCTTTAGGCCTATTCTTTACCAACTTAACCAAACTCTGGTTTGAAACTTGagaggttttatttgtttgtctgttaggtaacattttctaaaatatatctttattgttgaaaatattacaggtgTACCCttgtttcctcccccccccccccccattgaccccctctcccgatcccaaccccctcccaaggccttttaaccaaagaacttatatgcatatatgcataacccatggacacagacaatagtgtggttaaGGCCTGAAACTTTagttttttaatgttcatttttcAGGCCATTTCACAAAtagttcattttcttattttttttattaatatatattttattgattttttacagagaggaagggagagggatagagagccagaaacgtcgatgagagagaaacatcgaccagctgcctcctgcacaccccccacgggggatgtgcccacaaccaatgtacatgcccttgaccgaatcgaacctgggacccttcagtccgcaggctgacgctctatccactgagccaaaccggtttcttatatttttaatgtgtcaaATCAGTTTAATTTGCAAAGTTTGTAAGAAATAGGTTATTTTGGAAAAGGAGATGATTATGCAGATTTTCTTTAGTGatgcttagattttttttaaacttttttgtttaaataaatacacatatagaAAAGTGCACAGGTCAGTgaatgtacagttcagtgagtTATCTCATGGTGAAAACACCCATGAAACCAACACTTACCCATAACCAGCATCCCAGAAGTGCCTTCCTCACCTCCTGCCAACTacttccccttttctcttttcctgatttCTAGTACATAGATTACTTTTGCTGCTCTTTAACTTTTTGTATATGGAATGATTCAGCAGTGTTCTTTTGTGCCTGGCTCTGGCTTCTGGACATATTATATTTGTGAGATTCAGTTGTTTTTAAAGCCATATAGATAACCAAAAGGGAGTTTTCAGACTATTGCATGTAACCCTTAAGCAGTGACAGATtaagacatgtttattgattgtcATCCATTTGCTTTGCTAAATGCTTTGGGAAACAAAAGTGTAAGATGCTTTCTCAGCTGgaaaagatattttcatttaggaataTTAGATGTTCTCAAAAAACTAGTAATTAAAGATagttatgaaatactagaggcccagtgctcagattcgtgcaccgttggggtccctcagcctggcctgcgaggatcaggccaaaactagctctccaacatcccccaaggggtcctgaattgcgagggaccccactggtgcacgatcgggacTGGGGCGGGGccgcgagagggctccagggtgtgtacAGCCCGTGTTGCCCAGTCCctattggggctgattggggccag of Eptesicus fuscus isolate TK198812 chromosome 3, DD_ASM_mEF_20220401, whole genome shotgun sequence contains these proteins:
- the COMMD2 gene encoding COMM domain-containing protein 2, which codes for MLLDLSEEHKEHLAFLPRVDSSVVAEFGRIAVEFLRRGANPKIYEGAARKLNVSSDTVQHGVEGLIYLLTESSKLMISELDFQDSVFVLGFSEELNKLLLQLYLDNRKEIRTILSELAPDLPSYHSLEWRLDVQLSSRSLRQQIKPSVTIKLHLNQNGDHNTKVLQTDPATLLHLVQQLEQALEEMKTSHCRRVVRSIK